The sequence TTGTTGAGCAACATACGCATATTGAGCAAATAAAAAAGCAGACTGAAGAATATCATCGCTCTGTTACCAAACAAGAAGAACTTAATAAAACAATGATAGCTCTCGCCGGAACGATTACTGCCAAAAAAGAGCAGTTAACAACGCATGCTCAACACAAAATAGTCATAATGCATCGTATTACTACGGCACAAGCCGAATATGAAACAATCAAACAAATGGCGTTACACAACTTAGAACATGATGCCCTTATTAAAGTAACATCCCAGCGCATTACTGCTTTAGAAAAAGAGTATGCTACCATTGAATACAAAGATTCTGAGCATAAGCAAGTCCAAATGGCTCTCAAAGAGATTGAACATGCCTTGGCACAGTATGCACAAATAGCTGAGCAAAAACCGCTCCAGCAGCAAAGAGCAATAACAATTACCACAGTATGCGCATCCCTAAAATCAATTAAAAAAGAAATAACCTCATTGCATCATACGCTACAACAATTTCATAATCTTACTGCCCAAGTACATGCAATTGCACAAGCTGCAACAACCATCGCGAATCAACAAAAAAATCTTTTGCATCAAAAAGAAGTTATTTTGCAGGAAAAAGGAAGCCTACTCAATCAAAAAAACAAACTAGAACAGCTAGAATCAGAATCTCATCAAGAGCAGACTGATATACAAACGCTTACCGCCACCATAGATGATTATTACACAATTGCCACAGCAATTGGAAAAGATGGTATTCAGGCATTATTAATAGAAGAAGCCATCCCGGAAATAGAAGAGGAAGCAAATCAATTATTAGGACGCCTTACGAATAATCAATCTCATATTATTATTGAATCTGTCCGTGATTTAAAAAGTGGCGGCACCAGAGAAACACTTGATATCAAAATATCTGATGCAATCGGCATACGCCCTTATGAGCTATTCTCTGGCGGGGAAGCATTTCGTATCGATTTTTCTCTGCGCATTGCAATTTCAAAACTCCTTGCGCGAAGAGCCGGCACTTCGCTACAAACGCTCATTATCGATGAAGGGTTTGGTTCACAAGATGAAGAAGGACTCAATAACATCATGGAAGCGCTCTACAAAATACAAGACGATTTTTCAAAAATCATCATTGTATCTCACCTTGCCAGCATGAAAGATCAATTCCCCGTTCACTTTTTGGTAGAAAAAACTGCACAGGGTAGCCTTGTCTCTGTGATGGAACAGGGGTAAAGTACAATCGGAAATCAACAAAAAAATGACAGCATTTTTAAGTGCTGTCATTTTTATTATCTATGTAATGTTCACGCATCGATCAAAAGTAGTACTTCTTACCTGCCATCGCTGCTGCAGTCACTAATCCACCAAAGAACAGTCGTTTGAAACCTTGTTTGTGTTCCGCTACAAATCGACTCACCGGTTTAAGTGCTCGTAATAATCGCCATTCTGCTTTAACCGCCCATATTACCACTTCTGCATGGCCAGTCGAACGGAGAAGCCCTTCAATTGTCTCTCCAATAACATCATCAATATTTTCAGAATTTTCCGCTGCTATTTTTTGTAACTCTTCGCGCACGCGTTCCTGCACTTGTTTTGAAGCTTGAGTCTGAGCGGTTTCCTTGAAACCCTCTTTAATAGTTGTAAGAGCTTTTTTAACATTCTCTCTACCGAACCACTTGGTCGCTGCAGATCCTTCTTGACCAAACGTAATAGTAACCGTAGAAAATGCCAATAACACCGCCATAAGCTTTGATATAGTATAATTCATGATATAACCTCCTATACATTAATCTTCATTCTTATCTATACTCAGAATAGACCAAAAAATCGACTACCTCAAAAGCCCCCTCCAAAGGGCCTTAATTAGTCACGAATCCCCACCGCTACGTGGACAATGGCCAAAAAAAAATGACAGTATTTTAGTACTGTCATTTCCCTATACATTCTATTGTCAATAGCCGATCAGCCCTCTACGCCTCAACCTGTACTACCTGTTTAATTTCAGGCACTTGGCTCATTAGGGTATCTTGGACCCCTAATTTGAACGTATACATTGCTGCTGGACATCCAACACAAGCACCAGTTAATCTGATGGAAACTATGCCATCTTGAAACTGTACGAACTCAATATCGCCACCGTCTGTCATAATAGCCGGTCGTATGATATCAAGTATTGCCTGTATTTTCTCTATAACCTCTTGGTTACCGAAATCCATGCTCATCTACACCCATTCTAGGCGTGCAACTTGCGCGGTATCACTCATACGACGTCCCATTGGGATCACACGAGTATATCCACCTGGACGATCTACATATCGTGGTGCAATTTCAGTAAACAGTTTTAGCAATGCTGTTTCTGAGTATGGTAATAATGCCTTTGCACGACGACGCACATTAAAATGGTTACCTTGACGCGCAAGAGTAATCATTTTTTCCGCAAATCGTTGCGTTTCTTTTACATTTGCTTTCGTTGAAACAAGATGACCATATGTCACCAAATGTATCACCTGATTGCGCAGAAAAGATCGTTTATGAGAAGGCTTAAGATTTAATTTTTTTCTACCATTTTGATGTTTCATGGTACATGTTACCTTTGCATTAACAAACTATATCTCTTATTCATCTTGTTCAGAATCTTTAAGAGCCCGTTTTAAATCAGATTCTTTAATATCCATACCAAATGAAAGCCCAAACGCCTTCATATTGTCTTTAACTTCATTCAATGACTTGCGACCAAAATTCTTAATTTTAAGGCCATCGTCTTCAGCCAAGTTTACCAAATCGATAATGCGTTTAATACCTGCATTAATTAAGCAGTTATGTGCTCGTACTGATAATTCTAATTCATCAATAGGCTTTAATAACAACTCTACAGGAACACCTTTCAATCCAGGTCCATCAACCGCAACAGTTTTTTCCTCTTTAATTTTTTCAGGAGCTACAGAAATCTCATTAAATGGTATCTCTGCACTCGCAAGGAAATGCTCTAACTGTGTACGCAATACTGACACTGAATAATGTAACACATCAAGTGGGTTTTCAGATCCATCAGTATAGATCTTTAACGTTAACTTGTCGTAATCTATTTCTCCCCCCACACGCGTCTTTTCCACATCAAAAAGCACCTTTTTGATCGGAGAAAACATAGCATCCAAGTAAATGCGTTCATCATCTTGTAACGCTTTTCCTGCAGGCCACTGTGCCGGTCGATATCCTCTGCCAGTTTCTACAAAGAATTCAATATCAAGAGATCCTTGCGCAGAAACATGTGCAATTACGTGATCAAGATTTATCAGTTGTAGATGTTCATCCGCTTTAATATCTGATACGCGCACAACACCTTCTTTTTCAACCTTCAAAACCATTTTACCAGGAATACCCTGCGTATTACGCACAACGATTTCTTTAATATTAAGAAGAACTTGCATTGTGTCTTCAATAACCCCTGGCAAAGAAGAAAATTCGTTGTTAACTCCCTTAATAATTACGGAAGTAACTGCACAACCTTCAACACCGCCAAGCAATACACGACGCAATGCATTACCTAATGTATTACCAAAACCAGGCTCTAACGGCTGAGCAACCAACTCACCAAAAGTATCAGTTAACGCTTTCTTATTCCAGCTTAATCGCGGAATAGTTAAGGATCTGTACTCTTTTTTATCCATTTGAACTCCTGACTATAAATCGAAATATAACAATCAAAACACACCCAACACAAAATTACTTAGAATACAACTCTACAATCAAATGCTCTTCAATTGGCGTCTGTATATCAGTACGAACAGGGAAACGTAGCACACGACCCATTCGTTTTTGTTTATCAAGCTCAAGCCACTCAGGAACTTTAATACCGACATTAAGTCTCTTATCAATCACTTGCTCTAAAAAATTATTTTTATCTGCAACGTTTGACGCTAATGTAATCACCTCATTCACTGAAACCAGATACGATGGTGAATTTACTTTTTTGCCATTAACCAGGACGTGTCCATGTACAATAACTTGTCGAGCTTGTGAGCGTGTTGTTGCCAATTTTAATCGATATAATGTATTATCAAGACGGCGCTCAAGGAAATTTAATAAATTTTCTCCTGGAGAACCTGCACGCATTTGTGCTGCATTCTTGAAAAAACGTTTGAACTGTTTCTCACGAACACCATACATCTCTTTTACTTTTTGCTTTTCTTCTAGCTGTCTACCGTATTCAGAGAGTTTACGCGTACGTTTTTGAGATTTTTCTGTTTTTTCACTTACATCAGTGCGGTCAACCTTCGCAGCGCCTGGTCGAGCGAACTCACCACGAGGTGCTCCACCTCGTGGAGTATAACCTTTATTATCTTTTTTTGTCTTATCCATATACCAATTCTTTTGCTATGATCTTAAACTTTATACACGACGTTTTTTAGGAGGACGAGTTCCATTATGAGGAAGCGGAGTCACATCTCTCAACATTGAAATTCCAAAACCACTTGCTTTAAGCGCACGAATAACAGAATCTCTTCCTGCTCCAGGACCCTTCAGGTTAATCGACACTGTTCGAATGCCTAATACAACCATCTCTTTAGAAAGATGAGTCACAATTTGAGAAGCCGCAAACGGAGTCCCTTTACGTGCACCCTTAAATCCTAATGCTCCAGAACTACCACGTAATAACACATCGCCTTCAACAGTAGTTACTGAAACAACCGTGTTATTAAAAGAAGAAGATACACACACTGTAGCTACATCTACTCTTCTTTTTGCTTTTTTAATTTTCTTTTTATATGCCATTATGACCTTTGGTTCTGAAATAAGGTTATCTAATTAACTATTTCTTAGTGATCTTACGTTTTAATGAAACCGATGCTCCACGAGGTCCTTTACGAGTACGCGCATTTGTTTTTGTACGCTGTCCACGAACAGGAAGTCCTCTTTTATGTCGCAAGCCTCGGTAGCTACCAATATCCTGCAGACGTCTGATATGCAAAGTGATATCTCTACGCAGATTTCCTTCAGTAACATAGTTAGTCGCAACCTCTTTTTGAATTGCAGCAACCTGATCATCAGTTAGGTTCTTCACTCGAGTATCAAAACTAATATTTAACTTCGTTAAAATATCACGAGACGACTTAATACCTATCCCAAAAACATAGGTAAGTCCGTACTCTATACGCTTATTTTCCGGTAAATTTGCGCCCTCAATTCTAGCCATAACAATTATCCTTAACCTTGTCGCTGTTTATGTTTAGCATTACGTTTGCAAATCACACGAACAACGCGTTTCCTTTTAATCACGCGACAATCATCGCACATTGGTTTAACTGACGTTCTTACTTTCATCGCACATTCCTTACTATAAATTCAACCGCTTAGTTTTTATACCGTAACACAATTCTACCACGAGTCAGATCATAAGAAGACAGCTCTAACGCAACCTTATCTCCAGGCAAAATTTTTATGTAAAACATACGCATTTTACCCGAAACGTGTCCAAGTACCTTATGTCCACCTTCTATTTCAACAAGAAACATCGCATTCGGTAATGTTTCTTTTACAACACCATCTACTCTAATAATACCTTCTTTTTGCTTTTGCTGTTCTTTTTTCATATTTTAAATGCCCTCCCTTAATCGCGTTAACACGACTGGCTCATTATTAGTAATTAAAACAGTATCTTCTACGTGCACAGCCATACTTGTATCAACTGTTCTTACCGTCCATCCGTCCTTAGCTACATACACATCATAATGCCCCATAGTAACCATTGGCTCTAACGCAAATGTCATACCAGGTTTTAACAATGGCCCCTTACCAGGAACACCATAATTCAATATTTCTGGATCCTCATGCATCTGCTTACCAATACCATGTCCTGCAAAATCGCGTACAACACCAAAGCCGTTCGCTTCTACTTCTTTTTGAATAGCAGCAGATATGTCGGTTAAATAATTACCAGCTCGCGCTTGTGCTATACCTTTTTCTAGTGATGACTGTCCAACAGCAACCAATCGTCGCACTTCTTCTTTCACATCGCCCACAAAAAAAACTCGTGCCATATCAGCACTATATCCTTTCCATGAAGCGCATACGTCAACTTTTACTATGTCACCATTCTTCAATACAGAATCGCGATGGGGAACACCGTGCACTACTTCATCATTTATTGATACACAGCTTACATGCTTGTAACCCATATATCCTTTCATTTTTGAAAGTAATCCATTATCACGCAATCGCTTTTCGACAAAAGCATCAATTTCAAATGTTGAAATACCAGGAACTATCAATGGTATTAGTTCATTAAAAATACCCGCCAACAATTGCCCTGCGCGTCCCATTTTATAAATAGCATCTTTGTTTTTAATCGTAATCATATCGCTTTTACAAAACCTTACGCTTAAACTCTTGAAAGATATCTTCCAAGGAAGAATCTACATCAATCTCAATAACTGGCTGCCCTATCTTCTTATAAAAATCCATCAATGGCTGAGTATGTTTATGATACATATCCAAACGCACTAAAATAGCCTCTATGTCATCATCCTTACGACGCTCTAACGGTCCTGAACACACATCACATATAAAAGGCACTTGCGGCTCCAACCCTGATCCCTCAACAGTTGAATACACCGCCTGACATTCCTTTTTTTGACAAATTAATCGGCTCGTTAACCGTGCAATCAATTTCTCATCAGATAATGTAAATAGGACCACATGAAATGATACATTTTTAAACTGATTTTTAATCAAAGAGCAAAATGATTCTGCTTGGTGTACAGATCGAGGATAGCCATCCAAAATCACCGTACGTATATCATCACGAGTATCAAGCAACCATTCTTCAACCATTGCTATAATAATATCATCTGACACTAAGCCGCCACTTTTAATCGCAGCCTCAATGATCTTTCCAATTTCTGTTTGATTCGCAATATGCTGTCGACACAAATTACCTGTTGATAGCTGCAACCACTGTAATTCTTTAACACACAATGCAGACAGAGAGCCTTTACCTGAACCAGGTGGTCCAATAAAAACAAAGATATCTTTCTTACCATTCATTGCGCTTGTTTCCTCAAGATCCCCTAAAAACCGCCGACATTTCTATTAGAAATCATTTTAACAAAAAACAGAAAAATGTCCATATTCAATAACTCAATATATTCAAATCTTTTGCTTATTTCTACTGCTTTTTACCATATATTATCATAATTATCGACGCAACCGACTTTGCAATCTTCCTGATGACAAGAATCCTTCGTATCTATTTTCGATCAAATACGCCTCAATCTGTGCCGCTGCTTCAAGAGCAACTCCAACTACGATCAGCAGCGCTGTTCCACCCAAATAGAATGGCATTTTATCCATCAGCACACGTTCAACAAAAAGATTTAAAACGATTGGTAATGAAGCCAGAATACCGAGATATACAGCTCCTACTAATCCTATACGGTTCAAAATATAATCAAAAAATTCGGCAGTACTTTTACCTGGTCGAATTCCTGGAATAAAACCACCACTTTTCTTAATATTATCTGCAAGCTCTACTGGATTAAACTGTAATGCCGTCCATAAGTAAGAAAACGCAATGATCAAAACAAATTGGATTACATTAAACAACAACCCCATAGGATTCATTGCTTCTGAAATCCACTTGAACATGTCAAAACGTTCTGCAAGCATCGATAACAAAAATATTGGCATATTAAGCATAGTTCCCGCAAGAATTACTGGCATCACGCCTGAGGTATTAATCTTAAAAGGAATATAGGTACTCTGACCACCATATACTCTGTTACCAACAACACGACGCGTATACTGTACTGGTATTTTACGTTCACCTCGTTCTAAAAAGACAATGCATGCAGTTATAGCAATATACACCGCTATAATAAATACTGCTGTTGCCGGATGCGTAATACCTTCAAGTACCTGTCCTATCGTCTTGATACCATAGTCCATGAAATGCGCAACCGTACCCGCAAAAATAATCATGGAGCTCCCATTACCGAGTCCAAAGATTGAAATCTGCTCACCAAGCCACATGACAAACATTGCACCAACGGTTAACGACAAAACACACATAATTCTAAATGACCAACCTGGCTCTAATACCAATCCGCGATTTTCAAGCAGGAATGCTAATCCCACACTTTGCACAATCGCAACAAAGAATGTCAGATATCGTGTATATTGATTAACAATTTTTCGACCGTATTCCCCTTCTTTGACTAACGCCTCTAAAGAAGGCACAACCATACCTAATATTTGCATCATAATAGAAGCAGATATATATGGCTGAATACCAAGTGCAAAAATGGTGGCTTCACGTAAACCTCCTCCTGAAAACATATCAAGATAGGCAAACAAACCACCAAGACCTTTTGCTTGCGCCATAAGCGTTCGCAAAGCATCCACATTCACACCTACTACCGGAATGTGATTACCAAATCTATAAACAATAAAAACACCGAGCGTAAATAAAAATTTTTTACGCAACTCAGGAATAAAAAAAATATTAAGAAAATTTTTTATTAGAATCACGGTCCTACATCTCCTTGTTTAAGCGAACCTCTCCACCTAGCTCCTCAACCATTTTTCTTGCAGATTCACTACACGCATCCACAATAACTACCAAACGCTTGGACAACGTACCAGATCCTAATAATTTAAGCAAAACAGAATCACCTTTTTGACTTCTTTTCAACTTAACAATTCCATGCTCAATCAATAACTCTCTGGTTACTTGCGCTCCATCTTCAAACACATTCAATTGATCAAGGTTAAATACTTCAACCTTTGTTTCAAATGCCGCATTGTTGAAACCACTTTTTGGTAAACGGCGGAATAATGGCATTTGTCCACCTTCAAATCCCATACGAACTGCACCACCAGAACGGGCTTTTTGTCCTTTATGTCCCTTTCCAGCTGTACCACCTCTTTTGCCACCACGACCAACACGTTTTCTCTGTTTAACTAATTTAGTTAATTTATGCAGTTCTAACATCTTTTTTTCCAATAATATCAGATATAGTTACGTTTCTTAATTTTGCAAGATGCTCTGCTGAGCGCAATTTAGCAAAGGCATTCAAGGTAGCCTTAACAACATTCTGTCTATTCGCTGATCCCAATGATTTTGCCAACACATCTTTAATGCCCACAGCATCCATAACTGAGCGCATTGCTCCACCAGCAATAACTCCGGTACCCTTTGAAGCAGATCGCACAATTACGCGACTTGCACCATGACGTCCTTCTACCGCATATGGAATTGTATCACCACGTAACGGTACTGCGATCATATTTTTACGCGCTGCGTTTGTTGCTTTCGCAATAGCCTGTGAAACTTCTCGGCTTTTACCAAGGCCTATGCCAATATTTCCTTTTTGATCACCAATCACTACAAATGCTGAAAAAGAAAATCTTTTTCCACCTTTAGTAACCTTAGTAACCCGTCGTACGTTAATAACGTGATCAACCATTACAGCTTCTTTTGTCTTTGCCATGCATATAACCTATAATCTTAAAGTTTTAATCCGCCTTCTCGCAGACCTTCTGCCAACTCTTGAACTCGACCATGATATAAAAACTGTCCTCGATCAAAAACAACAGTAGTAATGCCTTCTTTTTTTGCAAGTGCCGCTAATTCACGGCCTACAGAACGAGAAATTGTTTTTTTGTCACCAGACGCATTACTCAATTGTTGTGATGAAAAAGAAACAACTGTTTTTCCAATCTGATCATTAATAAGCTGCGCATAAATATGCTTCAAACTTCTAAATACAGAGACACGTAGTATATCTGCGGTACCGCTCATTTTTTTACGATTTCGCAACGCTCTGCGCTTTGTACGTGCTTTTATTTTTTTCAACAACGACATTTTATTTCATCCAATACAATATCAATTACTTAGACTTTGTCTTACCTGCTTTTTGTACAACTACTTCTGTTACAAGCCGGATACCTGTACCTTTGTATGGTTCAGGAGCTCTCAATGCTCTCACTTCACTACACACAAGCCCTACAAGCTCTTTATCATGCGAAGAAAACGTTAGATTTTGCCCTGTTCGATCAATATCTAAGGTAACTCCTCCAGGTAAATCAAAATCAATTTTATGACTAAATCCTAAGCTAAAAACAATTTTGTCTCCGGACTTAACTGCTTTATAACCCAACCCAATTATTTGTAATTTTTTTTCAAAACCTACATCTGCGCCTTTAATCTTGTTCGCAAGTAACGCTCGATGCAACCCCCATATTCTATTAACATCACGAGGTAGTTTTTTCGATTCATCTAGTTTCAAAAACAATTGTCCATCTTCTACTTGTACAAGCAACTCAGATGGGACCGCATATGCTCCAGAACCCTTGCTACCCTTATACTGTACCTCAGATCCTTTTAGAACAACTGCAACATTACCTAATGCTATCGCCTTTCGGCCTATCTTTGACATACTAATACCTTCCTACCAAACAGTACAAATCACTTCGCCGCCAACACCAAATTCTCTTGCCTGCTTGTGAGTAAGAATGCCGCGATTCGTTGTCAAAATAGCAACACCCAAGTTACCAATAACTGGCTTGATCTCATGCGTTCCTGCATAAAAACGACGCGCCGGAGAACTCACTCGAGTGATTTCATGAATCACCGATTCACCACCAGCATATTTCAAAACAATTTTTATTACTTGCTTACCTTGCTCTTCAAGAACCTGACAGTCCCTAATGAACCCCTCTTTTTTGAGCACTAGCCCAATTTCAAATTTCATCTTAGAAGAAGGAATAACAACAAAAGATTTTGATGCCATAATTCCATTTCTAATAATAGTCAAAAAATTTCCAATAACATCTATTGACATGAAAGCCCTTTTAACAAATTATTTTACCAACTTGTCTTTTGAACACCAGGAAGCAATCCCTTCAAGGCATTTTTTCTAAAACACAAACGACACATCATAAACATTCTCATATAACCTCGTGGTCTTCCACAAAGCTGACAACGATTACGAGCCCTTACTTCAAATTTTGGAACCCTTTTTGACTTCTCTATTAATGCCTTTCTGGCCATAATAATACCTCTATTACCGCTAATCGTTATTTATTTTTTACAAACGGCATACCAAATTTTTTCAGCAAAGCTCGCCCGTGCTCATCATTAGTTGCGGTTGTATGGATCGTAATATTTAACCCGCCCAACTTGCTGCCTTCTTCATAATCAACTTCTGGAAAAATGATCCACTCTTTTATGCCAACATTATAGTTACCACGACCATCAAACTTATCGGATACACCCTGAAAGTCACGCACTTTTGGAAAGGCTAAAGTAATCAATCGATCCAAGAAATCATACATTTTTTTCCCACGCAACGTTACCATAACACCTATTGGCATTCCTTCACGCAGCTTGAACCCCGCTATCGATTTCTTTGCTAATCTACGAGCCGGCAACTGTCCAGTTACCTTCCCCATAATATCAGAGATCGACCCTATAATCTTACTATTAGTAAGCGCAGTACTAGCACCCACATTGATTACAACTTTTGCAACCTTTGGGACCTGCATAACATTACCAAGACCAAGGTCCTTCAACAATTGCGGACGAATCTCAGCATTGTACATATCTTCTAAACGACTTTTTATCCTTGACACTGTTTTTTACCCTTAATATGCACAAATTATCAAAACGCTTTTTGACATCGATGACATGCGCGTGTTGTTTTTGCATTGTCCAACACTTGAACAATAACACGACATGGCGCCTTACACCCTGAACAAACCGGCATAACGCGAGACATCGCCACCTTTGACTCTTCTTTCTTTATTCCTGACGCTTCGCCTTGCTTACGCGCCTTATAATGTCGAGTCACTAGAGCGACATTTTTAACTATAACTTTATCTTCTTTAGGAAAAATTTCAATAACCTCGCCTTGCTTGCCTTTATCTTTACCAGATAGTACAAACACCAGGTCATTTTTTTTAATACGAGCTACCATAAAAATCCTTTACAAAACCTCTGGAGCCAAAGAAACTATTTTCATGTATCCTCGCGTCCGTAGCTCTCGAGCAATAGGCCCAAAAATACGTGAAGCAATTGGCTCTTTTTCCTTAATAATCACTGCCGCATTATCCCCAAAACGAATATAGCTACCATCTGCACGGCGAAATTCTTTTCGAACTCTCACTATAACCGCTGTGACAACATCACCCTTTTTTACCATACCACCTGGCATAGCTTTTTTTACTGAGCAAACAATCGTGTCTCCTAAGTATGCATATCGCTTGCGTGTTCCGCCAACAATATGAATACATGCCAATTCTTTTGCTCCAGAATTGTCTGCGACCTCTAAACGTGATTCTTTTTGTAACATAGCATTATACCT is a genomic window of Candidatus Babeliales bacterium containing:
- a CDS encoding type Z 30S ribosomal protein S14 yields the protein MARKALIEKSKRVPKFEVRARNRCQLCGRPRGYMRMFMMCRLCFRKNALKGLLPGVQKTSW
- the rplE gene encoding 50S ribosomal protein L5, translated to MKSRLEDMYNAEIRPQLLKDLGLGNVMQVPKVAKVVINVGASTALTNSKIIGSISDIMGKVTGQLPARRLAKKSIAGFKLREGMPIGVMVTLRGKKMYDFLDRLITLAFPKVRDFQGVSDKFDGRGNYNVGIKEWIIFPEVDYEEGSKLGGLNITIHTTATNDEHGRALLKKFGMPFVKNK
- the rplX gene encoding 50S ribosomal protein L24, with translation MVARIKKNDLVFVLSGKDKGKQGEVIEIFPKEDKVIVKNVALVTRHYKARKQGEASGIKKEESKVAMSRVMPVCSGCKAPCRVIVQVLDNAKTTRACHRCQKAF
- the rplN gene encoding 50S ribosomal protein L14, whose translation is MLQKESRLEVADNSGAKELACIHIVGGTRKRYAYLGDTIVCSVKKAMPGGMVKKGDVVTAVIVRVRKEFRRADGSYIRFGDNAAVIIKEKEPIASRIFGPIARELRTRGYMKIVSLAPEVL